The genome window AGCTTGAAGAAAGCAGCCAGTACGCCGAGCGCCGCGAAGCGATCCGCCGCTACAACGCCAACAGCCCGATCCTGAAAAAAGGCCTGGCGCTGACCCCGGTGAAATTCGGCATTTCGTTCACCGCCAGCTTCCTCAACCAGGCCGGCGCGCTGATCCACGTCTACACCGATGGCAGCATCCACCTCAACCATGGCGGCACCGAAATGGGCCAGGGCCTGAACACCAAGGTCGCTCAGGTGGTGGCCGAGGTGTTCCAGGTGGAAATGGACCGCGTGCAGATCACCGCGACCAACACCGACAAAGTGCCGAACACCTCGCCCACCGCGGCCTCCAGCGGCGCCGACCTGAATGGCAAGGCGGCGCAGAATGCCGCCGAAACCATCAAGCGACGCCTGGTGGAGTTCGCCGCGCGGCAGTACAAGGTCAGCGAAGAAGACGTGGCATTCCACAACGGCCATGTGCGGGTGCGCGATCACATCCTGAGCTTCGAGGCGCTGGTGCAGCAGGCGTATTTCGCCCAGGTCTCGCTGTCGAGCACCGGCTTCTACAAAACCCCGAAAATCTACTACGACCGCAGCCAGGCCCGCGGCCGGCCGTTCTACTACTACGCCTATGGCGCGGCCTGCGCCGAGGTGATCGTCGACACCCTCACCGGCGAGTACAAGATGCTGCGCACCGACATCCTCCACGACGTCGGCGCCTCACTGAACCCGGCCATCGACATCGGCCAGGTCGAGGGTGGTTTCATCCAGGGCATGGGCTGGCTGACCATGGAAGAGCTGGTGTGGAACGACAAGGGCAAGCTGATGACCAATGGCCCGGCCAGCTACAAGATCCCCGCCGTGGCCGACATGCCGCTGGACCTGCGGGTCAAGCTGGTGGAAAACCGCAAGAACCCTGAAGACACGGTGTTTCACTCCAAGGCCGTGGGCGAACCGCCGTTCATGCTCGGCATCGCCGCGTGGTGCGCCATCAAGGACGCCGTGGCGAGCCTGGGGGATTACCGGCATCAACCGAACATCGACGCCCCGGCCACGCCGGAGCGGGTGTTGTGGGGGTGTGAGCAGATGCGGGGGTTGAAGGCGGTCAAGGCTGAGGAAGCGGAAGTCGAAGTGGCTTCGCTCTAGACCGCGGCGCGGCCGATCGCGAGCAAGCTCGCTCCCACAGGGTATTTGTGAACACCGACCCAATGTGGGAGCGAGCTTGCTCGCGATGAGGCCGGAACAGACAAAACAGATGTCGAGGTGGAATATGTACAACTGGATCAGCGCCCTCGCCGACCTGCAAACCCGCGGCGAACCCTGTGTGCTGGTGACGATCATCGAAGAACTCGGCTCCACCCCGCGCAACGCCGGGTCGAAGATGGTCATCAGCGCCAGCCAGACGTTCGACACCATCGGTGGCGGCCACCTGGAATACAAGGCCATGGAAATCGCCCGGAACATGCTCGCCAGCGGCCAGCAGAATACCCATCTGGAGCGCTTCAGCCTCGGTGCGAGCCTGGGCCAGTGTTGCGGCGGCGTCACCGTGTTGCTGTTCGAACCCATGGGCCAGGTCCAGGCGCAGATCGCCGTGTTCGGCGCCGGCCATGTCGGCCGCGCCCTGGTGCCACTGCTGGCGAGCCTGCCCTGCAAGGTGCGCTGGATCGATTCGCGGGAGGCGGAATTCCCCGAACACTTGCCCCACGGCGTACGCAAGATCGTCACCGAAGAGCCACTGGATGAAGTCGACGAATTGCCCGCCGGCAGCTACTGCATCGTCATGACCCACAACCATCAGCTCGACCTGGAACTGAGCGCCGCGATCCTCAAGCGCAACGACTTTGCCTACTTCGGCCTGATCGGTTCGAAGACCAAACGGGTCAAGTTCGAACATCGCCTGCGCGATCGAGGTTTCGACAGCACCACCTTGCAACGCATGCGTTGCCCGATGGGCATCGGCGAAGTCAAAGGCAAGTTGCCTGTGGAAATCGCCATCTCCATCGCCGGCGAAATCATCGCCACCTATAACGCCGATTTCGGCCAGCACACCGTGCGCGCCGAACCGATTGCCAAGCTGCTGCCGGCCTCGCGCCGCAGCCAGGCGAACCGTTGAACACTCGTTGAGAATTCCCATGCCCCTGACACGCAAAGCCTACCGCGCCGCCCTGCTCCACAGCCTCGCCGACCCGGCCGAAGTGGGTATCGAGGCGTCCTATGAATATTTCGAAGACGGTTTGCTGGTGGTAGAGAACGGCCAGATCAGCGCCATCGGCCACGCCTATGACCTGCTGCCAACCCTGGCGGCGGATATCGAAATCGCCCATTACCCGGACGCGCTGATCACCCCAGGTTTGATCGACACCCACATCCACCTGCCACAAACCGGCATGGTCGGCGCCTATGGCGAACAACTGTTGGACTGGCTCAACACCTACACCTTCCCCTGTGAAAGCCAGTTCGCCGACAAGGCCCACGCCGACGCGGTGGCGGATATTTTCGTCAAGGAATTGCTGCGCAACGGCACCACCACCGCGCTGGTGTTCGGCAGCGTGCACCCGCAGTCGGTGAACGCGTTTTTCGAAGTGGCCCAGAAGCTCGACCTGCGGATGATCGCCGGCAAGGTGATGATGGACCGCAACGCCCCGGACTACCTGACCGACACCGCCGAATCCAGCTACACCGAGAGCAAGGCGCTGATCGAGCGCTGGCACGGCAAGGGTCGCCTGCACTACGCCGTGACCCCACGCTTCGCGCCCACCAGCACCCCGGAACAGCTGGCCCTGGCCGGTCAGTTGCTGGGGGAATACCCCGACTTGTACATGCAGACCCACATCAGCGAGAACCTGCAGGAAGTGCAGTGGGTCAAGGAACTGTTCCCGGAGCGCAAGGGTTACCTGGACGTCTACGATCACTACCAGTTGCTCGGCGAGCGCTCGGTGTTCGCCCACGGCGTGCACCTGTGCGACGACGAATGCGCGCGCCTGGCCGAGACCGGTTCGGCCATCGCCTTCTGCCCGACCTCGAACTTTTTCCTCGGCAGCGGCCTGTTCAACCTGCCGATGGCCGAGAAGCACAAGGTGAACGTAGGGTTGGGTACAGACGTCGGTGGCGGCACCAGTTTTTCGCTGCTGCACACCCTGAACGAAGCCTACAAGGTGATGCAGTTACAAGGGGCGCGGCTGAGCCCGTTCAAGTCGCTGTACCTGGCCACCCTCGGCGGCGCCCGGGCCTTGCGCCTGGAGGACAAGATCGGCACGTTGCAACCGGGTACGGATGCGGACTTCCTGGTGCTGGACTACAACGCCACGCCGCTGCTGGGCTATCGCCTGAAGCAGGCCAGGGACATTGCCGAGCGGTTGTTCGTGTTGATGACGTTGGGGGATGACCGGACGGTGGCGCAGACTTATGCGGCCGGTAAATTGGTGCATCAGCGCTAAAGTTTCAGCGCCTGTTGGATCGCTATCGCGAGCAAGCTCGCTCCCACAAGGGTCATGTGAACAACACAAATCCACTGTGGGAGCGAGCTTGCTCGCGATTGACGGTATGACTGATTCAACCCTCAGAGCTTGGCCGTCGACCGCCCCGGCTTCTTGCTCTGCAACAAATGCGAGAACACCGCGTGCAAGTCATCCGACGCACTTTCTTCGTCGAGGTTGAGTTTGCTGTCGATGTGGTCCATGTGATGCATCATCAGGTCCACCGCCAACGTCGCATCGCGCGCCTCGATGGCGTCGATCAACTGGGTGTGTTCGTCGTAGGAACAGTGGGAGCGGTTGCCGCTTTCGTACTGGGCGATGATCAGCGACGTCTGGGACACGAGGCTGCGCTGGAAACTGATCAGCGGTGCATTCTTCGCCGCTTCGGCCAGCTTGAGGTGGAACTCGCCCGACAAACGGATGCCGGCGCCGCGGTCGCCACGGGAGAAACTGTCGCGCTCATCGCTGACCATCTGCCGCAGCTCAGCCAGTTGTTCGGCCGTGGCGTGCTGCACCGCCAGTTCGGTGATCGCCCGCTCCACCAGGCGCCGGGCCATGAACACCTGGCGGGCCTCTTCGACGCTGGGGCTCGCCACCACGGCACCGCGATTGGGCCGCAGCAACACCACGCCTTCGTGGGCCAGGCGTGACAACGCCCGGCGGATGATCGTGCGGCTGACCCCGAAAATTTCCCCCAGTGCCTCTTCGCTCAACTTGGTACCGGGCGCCAGGCGTTGTTCGAGGATGGCCTCGAAGATATGCGCATAGACAATATCGTCCTGGGTTCCGCTGCGGCCGGCTTTACCAGCTCGCGGTTGTTTCTTGAGGGGCTGCAACTGTTCGTTCATGGGCACTCGAGTCGGGAGAACTGCGGCGAATTGACCGTGACTGTAATACGACACAGCGGGTCGCTGGCAAGTATCGCGTAAAAAACAGCTCGATTGTACACAACCTCTGATGGCAACACGACTGTACGGCTGTTTGCGGGCATGGCTGTATTGCAATCGGCAGTTGGGTTGAGTTTAGGCTTAAACCCACCATTCTGTGACACCTGTGGGAGCAAGGCTTGTGGGAGCAAGGCTTGCCCGCGATGAACGACAACGCGGTCCTTTGACAGACCGAATCGTCTGCATCGCGAGCAAGCCTTGCTCCCACAGGCCTTGCTCCCACACGCATAATCTATAACAAGGAACATCACGCACCATGACCGAAGTCACGACCACGCCACTTCGTCCATTAGCCGATACCTCGCCTTCGGCCATCGTCGCCGGGTTCATCGCGATGATGACCGGCTACACCAGCTCCCTGGTGCTGATGTTCCAGGCCGGACAGTCGGCGGGGCTGACCAGCGGGCAGATTTCCTCGTGGATCTGGGCGATTTCCATTGGCATGGCCGTGTGCTCCATCGGGTTGTCGCTGCGTTATCGCACGCCGATCACCATCGCCTGGTCGACACCTGGCGCTGCGCTGTTGATCACCAGCCTGGGCGGTGTGAGTTACGGCGAGGCCATCGGCGCCTATATAACCTGCGCAGTCCTGGTGACGATCTGTGGCCTGACCGGCAGTTTCGAGCGCCTGGTCAAGCGCATTCCGGCCTCGCTGGCGGCAGCGTTGCTGGCGGGCATCCTGTTCAAGATCGGCAGCGAGATCTTCGTCGCCACCCAGCATCGCACCGGCCTGGTGCTGGGGATGTTTTTCACCTACCTGATCGTCAAGCGCCTGTCGCCCCGCTACGCGGTATTGGCGGCGCTGCTGATCGGCACGGCGCTGTCGGGCCTGCTGGGGCTGCTGGACTTCAGCGGCTTCGCCCTGGAAGTCGCGACGCCGGTGTGGACCACGCCGCACTTCTCCCTGGCGGCCACCATCAGCATCGGTATTCCACTGTTCGTGGTGGCGATGACCTCGCAGAACATGCCCGGCATCGCCGTGCTGCGGGCCGACGGCTACAACGTGCCGGCCTCGCCTCTGATCACCAGCACCGGTATTGCCTCGCTGCTGTTGGCGCCGTTCGGCTCCCATGGCATCAACCTGGCCGCCATCAGCGCGGCCATCTGCACCGGCCCCCACGCCCACGAAGATCGCAACAAGCGCTACACGGCAGCGGTGTGGTGCGGGATTTTCTACGGGATTGCCGGGGTGTTCGGCGCGACGCTGGCGGCGTTGTTCGCGGCGCTGCCCAAGGAACTGGTGCTGTCCATCGCGGCCTTGGCACTGTTCGGCTCGATCATCAATGGCTTGAGCATCGCCATGAGCGAAGT of Pseudomonas fluorescens contains these proteins:
- the guaD gene encoding guanine deaminase; amino-acid sequence: MPLTRKAYRAALLHSLADPAEVGIEASYEYFEDGLLVVENGQISAIGHAYDLLPTLAADIEIAHYPDALITPGLIDTHIHLPQTGMVGAYGEQLLDWLNTYTFPCESQFADKAHADAVADIFVKELLRNGTTTALVFGSVHPQSVNAFFEVAQKLDLRMIAGKVMMDRNAPDYLTDTAESSYTESKALIERWHGKGRLHYAVTPRFAPTSTPEQLALAGQLLGEYPDLYMQTHISENLQEVQWVKELFPERKGYLDVYDHYQLLGERSVFAHGVHLCDDECARLAETGSAIAFCPTSNFFLGSGLFNLPMAEKHKVNVGLGTDVGGGTSFSLLHTLNEAYKVMQLQGARLSPFKSLYLATLGGARALRLEDKIGTLQPGTDADFLVLDYNATPLLGYRLKQARDIAERLFVLMTLGDDRTVAQTYAAGKLVHQR
- the xdhC gene encoding xanthine dehydrogenase accessory protein XdhC, with translation MYNWISALADLQTRGEPCVLVTIIEELGSTPRNAGSKMVISASQTFDTIGGGHLEYKAMEIARNMLASGQQNTHLERFSLGASLGQCCGGVTVLLFEPMGQVQAQIAVFGAGHVGRALVPLLASLPCKVRWIDSREAEFPEHLPHGVRKIVTEEPLDEVDELPAGSYCIVMTHNHQLDLELSAAILKRNDFAYFGLIGSKTKRVKFEHRLRDRGFDSTTLQRMRCPMGIGEVKGKLPVEIAISIAGEIIATYNADFGQHTVRAEPIAKLLPASRRSQANR
- a CDS encoding GntR family transcriptional regulator, producing MNEQLQPLKKQPRAGKAGRSGTQDDIVYAHIFEAILEQRLAPGTKLSEEALGEIFGVSRTIIRRALSRLAHEGVVLLRPNRGAVVASPSVEEARQVFMARRLVERAITELAVQHATAEQLAELRQMVSDERDSFSRGDRGAGIRLSGEFHLKLAEAAKNAPLISFQRSLVSQTSLIIAQYESGNRSHCSYDEHTQLIDAIEARDATLAVDLMMHHMDHIDSKLNLDEESASDDLHAVFSHLLQSKKPGRSTAKL
- a CDS encoding benzoate/H(+) symporter BenE family transporter, with translation MTEVTTTPLRPLADTSPSAIVAGFIAMMTGYTSSLVLMFQAGQSAGLTSGQISSWIWAISIGMAVCSIGLSLRYRTPITIAWSTPGAALLITSLGGVSYGEAIGAYITCAVLVTICGLTGSFERLVKRIPASLAAALLAGILFKIGSEIFVATQHRTGLVLGMFFTYLIVKRLSPRYAVLAALLIGTALSGLLGLLDFSGFALEVATPVWTTPHFSLAATISIGIPLFVVAMTSQNMPGIAVLRADGYNVPASPLITSTGIASLLLAPFGSHGINLAAISAAICTGPHAHEDRNKRYTAAVWCGIFYGIAGVFGATLAALFAALPKELVLSIAALALFGSIINGLSIAMSEVKEREAALITFMVTASGLTLFSIGSAFWGIVAGVLTLVILNWRSA